The genomic window TGGGCCGACGGCGGCGACGAGGACATCCCGGCGCTCCGACGGCGGCAACTCGAGGAACTGGGCGCGTTCGTCGCCGAGCGGACCAGCCCGGAGAACGTGACCGTCGTCGCGGGCGATTTCAACATCGCGCCGGACGGCGCGGCGGCCGACGCCCTCGAGGCGTTCGCGTCGACCGCCGGGCTGTACGACGCGTGGCTCGAGCACGGGAGCGGGCCGGGCGGAACGAACGACCACGCGATCATCGACGGCTGCGCCTTCGATCCGAGCGGTGCGCCGCCGGCGTACTGCCCCAGCGACGACGCGGGCGAGCGGATCGACTACGTCTTCCTCGAGGAGCCGACGGCTGACCACGAGCTCGAACTGCACGTCGACGCCCTCGAGCGCCGCGTGTTCTGGCGGGAACTCGCCCCGCCGGAGCGGTTTTACGCGGACGACGCCGGCGAGGTCCCGAACTACCTGATCGACCACGTCGGGCTGGACCTGTCGCTGACGGCGACGAGCGCGTGAGACGCGGCTCGGCCGCCATCGGCACCGCCTCAGAGACTCGAGTCCGACATCCCTAAGCGCGCGGACTCTGTGGTTTGCGTATGGAGTATCACGAGGCGGCGGACTTTTTATTCGATCTGCGGCGGTTCCGCCCCAAACCCGGGACGGAGTCGACGGCGCGGCTGCTCGCCCACCTCGGCGACCCCCACGACGGGGTCGATTTCGTGCAGATCGCCGGCTCCAACGGCAAGGGGAGCACGGCGCGAATGGTCGAGCGAAGCCTCCGGGAGGCCGGGCTCTCGGTCGGGCTCTACACCTCGCCCCACCTCGAGGACCTGCGCGAGCGGATCCGCGTCGACGGCCGCAAGATCCCCCGCTCGGCGGTCACCGAGTTCGTCGAGGCGGCCCGCGAGTACGTCACGGATCGGGGCGCCGACGGCGAGTCACCGACGTTCTTCGAGACGATGACCGCCATGGCGATCTGGCAGTTCGGCCGCGAGGACGTCGACGTCGCCGTCCTCGAGGTCGGCATCGGCGGGAAGTACGACGCCACGAGCGTCGTCGATCCCGTCGCGAGCGCGGTCACGAGCGTCACGCTGGAGCACACGGGCATCCTCGGCGACACCGTCGGCGAGATCGCCCGCGACAAGGCCCACGTCGCGCCCGCCGACGCGCCGCTGGTGACCGGTGCCACCGGCGACGCCCTCGAGGGGGTCCGCGAGGTCGCGGGCGACGTGATCACCGTCGGTTCGGCGGCGGACAGCGGCGACGCCGACGGGGAGCCCGACGTCCGCGTCGCGTACGGCGGCCGCGTGAACCACACCGAAGCCGCCGTCACCGTCGACGGCGGCGACTGGGACCTCGAGGCGCGGCTCTCGCTGCTGGGGTCCCACCAGGCCGAGAACGCGGGCATCGCCGCCGTGCTGGCCCGCCAGGTCGCCGACATCTCGGACGACGACCTCGCGCGCGGGCTGCGAAGCGCCCACTGGCCCGGTCGGTTCGAGGTCCTCGAGACGGCGCCGCTTGTCGTCCTCGACGGCGCGCACAACCCCGGCGCCTGCGAGCCGCTCGCGGCGACGCTGGGTACCTACGAGTACGACGACCTCCACCTCGTCTTCGGGGCGATGCACGACAAGGACCACCGCGAGATGGCCGCGACGCTGCCGACGCCCGAGACGGTCGTCGCGACCGAACCGACGCTCGACCGCGCCGAGGACCGCGACGTCATCGCGAGCGTGTTCGCGGACGCCGGCGTCGCCGACGTTCGGACGTCGGCGACCGTACAGGAGGCCCTCGAGACGGCCCTGCGCGAGGCCGACGACGACGACTGCGTGCTCGTGACGGGGTCGCTGTTCGCCGTCGCCGAGGCCCGCTCGCGCTGGACGAGCGCCGGCGTCCCGAAGCGGATTCGCGACCGCGAGGACGCCCGCGAGGCGCTCGCGACGGCGAACGTGCCCGCCGCGGGTAACTCGGAGATTCAGGGCGACGCCGTCCACCGCGTGGTCTCGCTCTCGCTGGGCTATCGGCAGGCCGCGGCCGTCGAACGGGAACTGCTGCGCCTCGGCGGCGAGTGTGCCCTCTCGGGGCTCCAGCGCGACGAGGAATCGGTCGACGCCGTCCTGATGGGCACCCTCTCTCAGTTCGAACGCCTCGTCGAGCGCCTCGAGTCCGGCGCCCCGTCCGCGAGCGGGCCGGACGCCGACGTCGACTCTGGCGGGCTGCTCGGCGTCGTCCGCGAACTCCGGGAGCGCCTCGAGATCGATCCGAACGAGGCGTTCACGAACGTACGCGGGGCGAACGCGGCGGGCTCGAGCGGCGAGCCGTCGACTGCCGGTGTCGACGTCGATGCCGACACCGCCGACGCGTGTCCCTGGACCGATCGCACCGCCGTCATGGGCATCCTGAACGTCACGCCGGACAGCTTCCACGACGGCGGCGAGTACGACGCCCTCGAGGACGCCGTCGCCCGCGCCGAGGCGATGATCGAGGCGGGCGTCGACGTGATCGACGTCGGCGGCGAGTCGACCCGGCCCGGTGCCGAGCCCGTCTCGACCGAGACGGAGATCGACCGCGTCGTGCCCGTCGTCGAGGCGATCGCCGACCGCGACGCCCTCGTCTCGATCGACACCCGAAAGGCCGCCGTCGCCGAGGCCGCCCTCGAGGCCGGTGCGGACATCATCAACGACGTCTCGGGGCTCGAGGACCCCGAGATGCGCTTCGTCGTCGCCGAGCACGACGCGATGCTGGTGCTGATGCACAGCATCGACGCGCCGGTCGTCCCGGGCCGCGAGATCGAGTACGACGACGTCGTCGAGGACGTGATCGACCGGCTCTCCGAGCGGGTGCTCCTCGCGGAGAAGGCCGGTATCGACCGCGAGGACATCATCGTCGACCCGGGGATCGGCTTCGGCAAGTCGGCTCGCGAGGCCTTCGAGATCCTCGATCGCACCGACGAGTTTCGGGCGCTGGGCTGTCCGATCCTGATCGGCCACTCCCACAAGTCGATGTTCGAACACGTCGACCGCGAGGCCGGCGAGCGCGGCGCGGCGACCGTCGCTGCGAGCGCGATCGCGGCCGATCGCGGCGCCGATATCGTCCGGGTCCACGACGTTCCCGAGAACGTCGCCGCGGTCCGGACGGCGCTCGCGGCCCGCGATCCGGAGCGGTTCGACTGGCAGTCCTGACGCCGATCCCTCGCGTCCGGGGACCGGTCACGGTTCGCTTGCAGTAGCTAGTAGCACGGTTTCTTTATTCAGAGATCTGTCTGAGAGCGGATCGGATAATTCGGTCACCACAGGTGCGTATCTTCCGCAGAGAGTACTCCTAGAGTATTTTCTACACCACGGAGATATGCAATAACCGAAACATATTATTGAGTTTCTCGATATCATTTCGCATGGACGGACCATTCATTCCTCTCGACGAGGCGAGTAAGGGTTCAGATAGCCCCTGGGTACTAGCCATACTACTTCTCTTCTTCCTCATTCTATTAGCGATGTTTTATCTTACTTAATTCACGTTAAAAGTGAGAGTCCAGAGAATTACGTAGCTCTACACTTCTGAACGGATAGCTCTCACCGTGCTAGATTCGGCCTCTACACTGACAGCAGTTGCATATGGAAATTGAATTACATATACAGAAGACACTTATAATACACATCGGTAGGAAGGAATATGAAACGGCGAACACTTCTCGCGACTATTCCGAGTACAGCCCTCATCGCTGGCTGCATCACAAACAACACCGATGAAAATAACAACGGTCAGAGAAGAAACAATGGTGTGAGGGATGAAGGCCCATACAATCAACCCGCACAGTATGATGAAGTAAAGCATCTGACCGTACAGAATGGCCTGAACGAAAGTATCGACGGTACGATAGTAGTTAGAGATCTTGACACTGGGACTGTCCTTTCAGAGACGAATATCACTGCCCCCAAACCGCAAGGAGACGATAGAGGTGTCCCGGCAGACACGACCATACCAACAGCTGATGAAAGTGGAAACTACTCAGCAGAAATCACGGTCGAAGGCCGAGGAACCGTAACTACTGAATTCCATTTGCGCACTCCTGTCAGTGACCCTGTTCTATACATCGGCGGGGTAGCACCTGACGAGGACGAACCGTTCGGTGCTGGTGTAGATGGTGCGCCGGCTGTCTGATTGCTCGCTATTACGCCGTATCGCTCGTCCCGCCCTCGGCGGGTACTGACTCGAGCCAGTACCCGATCCGTTCGCGTCGCGTTCGCGCCTCCGATAGCCACGTCGTCGCGTCGTGCCCGCGTATCCTCACGGGCGGGTGTCTGGACCAACCATCGGTTTCGGCTCCGCTCTCGCGCCGTCGCCGCGTTTCCTCGAGCGCACTCGCGAGTCGCGAGACCTCGCCCCAGTCGT from Haloterrigena sp. KLK7 includes these protein-coding regions:
- the folP gene encoding dihydropteroate synthase, encoding MEYHEAADFLFDLRRFRPKPGTESTARLLAHLGDPHDGVDFVQIAGSNGKGSTARMVERSLREAGLSVGLYTSPHLEDLRERIRVDGRKIPRSAVTEFVEAAREYVTDRGADGESPTFFETMTAMAIWQFGREDVDVAVLEVGIGGKYDATSVVDPVASAVTSVTLEHTGILGDTVGEIARDKAHVAPADAPLVTGATGDALEGVREVAGDVITVGSAADSGDADGEPDVRVAYGGRVNHTEAAVTVDGGDWDLEARLSLLGSHQAENAGIAAVLARQVADISDDDLARGLRSAHWPGRFEVLETAPLVVLDGAHNPGACEPLAATLGTYEYDDLHLVFGAMHDKDHREMAATLPTPETVVATEPTLDRAEDRDVIASVFADAGVADVRTSATVQEALETALREADDDDCVLVTGSLFAVAEARSRWTSAGVPKRIRDREDAREALATANVPAAGNSEIQGDAVHRVVSLSLGYRQAAAVERELLRLGGECALSGLQRDEESVDAVLMGTLSQFERLVERLESGAPSASGPDADVDSGGLLGVVRELRERLEIDPNEAFTNVRGANAAGSSGEPSTAGVDVDADTADACPWTDRTAVMGILNVTPDSFHDGGEYDALEDAVARAEAMIEAGVDVIDVGGESTRPGAEPVSTETEIDRVVPVVEAIADRDALVSIDTRKAAVAEAALEAGADIINDVSGLEDPEMRFVVAEHDAMLVLMHSIDAPVVPGREIEYDDVVEDVIDRLSERVLLAEKAGIDREDIIVDPGIGFGKSAREAFEILDRTDEFRALGCPILIGHSHKSMFEHVDREAGERGAATVAASAIAADRGADIVRVHDVPENVAAVRTALAARDPERFDWQS